A portion of the Pedobacter cryoconitis genome contains these proteins:
- a CDS encoding MarR family winged helix-turn-helix transcriptional regulator, which produces MNYYQSLGYLVLGSRLKRLSELFLSEINKSYRAEGIVFETTWFPVFYLLSENKTLTIQELCEQIEVSHPAASQLVTNLKNKGLVISTTSAEDARKQLVTLSEEGKALLERIIPVWDAITATMEEVAGASEEGSAILATLTKLETTFKSIDIVKNIQHKIHHPVKSPSNA; this is translated from the coding sequence ATGAATTACTATCAGTCATTAGGATATTTAGTGTTAGGCAGCCGGTTGAAACGGTTGAGTGAACTCTTTCTTTCAGAAATCAACAAATCATACAGGGCAGAAGGTATCGTCTTTGAAACCACCTGGTTCCCAGTATTCTACCTACTCTCTGAAAATAAAACATTAACCATTCAGGAACTATGTGAACAGATTGAAGTTTCTCATCCCGCAGCGAGCCAGTTGGTTACCAACCTCAAAAACAAAGGTTTAGTCATCAGTACAACCAGCGCTGAAGATGCCCGTAAACAATTAGTGACCCTGAGTGAAGAAGGAAAAGCACTTTTAGAGCGGATCATTCCTGTTTGGGATGCCATCACTGCAACCATGGAAGAAGTAGCAGGCGCAAGCGAAGAAGGCAGCGCGATATTAGCCACGCTGACTAAACTGGAAACTACTTTCAAATCCATCGATATCGTTAAAAATATTCAACACAAAATTCATCACCCTGTTAAATCTCCATCCAATGCATAA
- a CDS encoding porin, with translation MNKILMTAATVCMGLGAFAQDEPKIKISGYAEVYYGHDFNKPENNSRPGFIYAHNRSNEVNLNLGYIKAAYDSGKIRANLAIMAGTYANANLAAESGVSKNILEANVGFKISSKANLWIDAGVFSSHIGFESAISKDCWVLTRNISSENTPYFESGAKVTYSTDDNKFTASALYLNGWQRIARQDGNRQPAGGLQLTWKPTDKITVNYSNYLGTEGADSVRVTRFYHNIYGIFQLADAFGVTVGFDYATQQKSKTDHSKNEVLSPVVIARYTINPKWAMAGRFEYYQDKNGVLIATDTPNGFKTKGYSLNIDYAPVPNAVVRLEGKVYDSKDKIFKREISAVNYNAVVTASVAVFF, from the coding sequence ATGAACAAAATTTTGATGACAGCTGCCACTGTTTGTATGGGTTTGGGTGCCTTTGCGCAAGACGAACCGAAGATTAAAATTTCTGGTTATGCCGAAGTATACTATGGACACGACTTTAACAAACCAGAGAACAACAGCAGACCTGGTTTTATATATGCACACAATAGAAGTAATGAAGTGAATCTGAACTTAGGTTATATTAAAGCCGCCTACGACTCCGGAAAGATCAGAGCTAACCTGGCCATCATGGCCGGCACCTACGCCAATGCCAATCTTGCTGCTGAATCAGGGGTGTCAAAAAACATCCTGGAAGCAAATGTTGGCTTTAAAATATCCAGCAAAGCCAACCTTTGGATAGACGCGGGTGTATTTTCTTCGCACATTGGTTTTGAAAGCGCAATATCAAAGGACTGCTGGGTATTGACCAGGAATATATCTTCAGAAAATACCCCCTACTTCGAATCCGGAGCGAAGGTTACTTACAGCACCGATGACAACAAGTTTACCGCTTCAGCCCTGTACTTAAACGGCTGGCAGCGTATCGCACGTCAGGACGGGAACAGGCAACCAGCCGGAGGCCTGCAACTTACCTGGAAACCAACCGATAAAATTACAGTAAACTACAGTAATTATCTTGGAACCGAAGGTGCTGACTCCGTGAGAGTAACCCGTTTCTATCATAACATTTACGGTATATTCCAACTGGCTGATGCTTTTGGCGTAACCGTAGGATTTGACTACGCTACACAGCAAAAATCCAAAACTGACCACAGTAAAAATGAAGTATTATCCCCCGTGGTTATTGCGCGTTATACCATTAACCCTAAATGGGCGATGGCAGGCAGATTTGAATACTATCAGGATAAAAATGGGGTCTTGATTGCTACTGATACCCCTAATGGATTTAAAACCAAAGGTTATTCCTTAAACATTGATTATGCCCCGGTACCAAACGCAGTGGTCAGACTAGAAGGTAAAGTATATGATAGTAAAGACAAGATATTTAAAAGAGAGATAAGTGCTGTAAACTATAATGCAGTAGTTACTGCAAGTGTTGCAGTCTTCTTTTAA
- the hutI gene encoding imidazolonepropionase, which produces MKKLIGPFSEILTLSGLALNGAINDDQLEVIPGGGVIVENGKIVATGDFESLRLANPELPLEKIEGEQVLLPGFIDCHTHICFAGSRAKDYSLRIQGKTYLEIAKSGGGIWDSVTQTRAAGLPKLVELLEQRVQRHLADGVTTIEIKSGYGLDVSNELKMLRAIKEIALTTVADLIPTCLAAHLLPKDFEGSQVEYLDHVLADLLPLVKAEDLANRVDIFIEESAFDRKASVPYLLAAKALGFEITVHADQFTTSGLEVAIEVGAVSADHLEASTEREAALLKGTETVAVVLPGASLGLGMQYAPARKLLDAGACLAIASDWNPGSAPMGDLLMQAAVMSAAEKLCTAEVFAGLTFRAAKALGLKDRGTLTEGMLADMQAYPCSDYREILYHQGKIKPGMVWKNGTIV; this is translated from the coding sequence ATGAAAAAACTAATCGGTCCATTCAGCGAGATCCTGACCTTATCGGGATTAGCGCTGAATGGTGCTATAAATGATGACCAGCTTGAAGTGATTCCTGGTGGTGGGGTTATTGTAGAAAATGGAAAGATCGTGGCTACTGGTGATTTTGAGAGTTTACGTCTTGCAAATCCTGAGTTGCCGCTGGAAAAAATTGAGGGGGAGCAGGTTTTGCTTCCTGGCTTTATTGATTGCCATACGCATATCTGTTTTGCAGGAAGCAGAGCGAAGGATTATAGCTTGCGTATTCAAGGCAAAACTTATCTGGAAATTGCGAAAAGTGGTGGTGGTATTTGGGATTCTGTAACGCAAACGCGCGCAGCAGGGTTGCCAAAGCTTGTGGAATTACTGGAGCAAAGGGTACAGCGGCATTTGGCAGATGGAGTGACTACGATAGAAATTAAGAGTGGTTATGGACTGGATGTAAGCAATGAGCTGAAAATGCTGAGAGCGATTAAAGAGATTGCTTTAACTACTGTTGCCGATTTGATTCCTACTTGTTTGGCAGCACATCTTTTACCGAAAGATTTTGAGGGTTCACAGGTGGAGTATCTGGATCATGTACTGGCAGATTTATTACCGTTGGTGAAGGCGGAGGATCTGGCAAACCGGGTAGATATTTTCATCGAAGAGAGTGCTTTTGACCGCAAGGCCTCAGTTCCTTATTTACTGGCTGCAAAAGCGCTGGGTTTTGAAATTACAGTACATGCGGATCAGTTTACGACCAGTGGACTGGAAGTAGCTATTGAAGTTGGGGCTGTTTCGGCAGATCATCTGGAAGCGAGTACGGAAAGAGAAGCTGCGTTGTTAAAGGGTACTGAGACGGTAGCTGTTGTGCTTCCTGGTGCTTCTTTGGGTTTAGGGATGCAATATGCGCCTGCAAGGAAATTATTGGATGCAGGTGCTTGTCTGGCTATTGCAAGTGATTGGAATCCAGGTTCTGCGCCTATGGGGGATTTATTGATGCAAGCTGCGGTCATGAGTGCTGCAGAGAAATTATGCACAGCTGAGGTTTTCGCAGGATTGACTTTCAGAGCTGCAAAGGCATTGGGTTTAAAGGATCGTGGTACGTTGACCGAGGGGATGTTAGCTGATATGCAGGCTTATCCTTGTAGTGATTACCGGGAGATTTTATACCATCAGGGAAAAATTAAACCAGGTATGGTCTGGAAAAACGGAACAATCGTATGA
- a CDS encoding K(+)-transporting ATPase subunit C, whose protein sequence is MKKYILQSIRLTAVLLVLLCVIYPLIVAFAGSFSKGSGGGEKIIQNGKVVGYALIGQSFTKPQYFWGRPSSVGYKADGSGGSNKGPSNPDYLKEVNSRIDSLLKYHPYLKRSDIPADMVTASGSGLDPDISVEGAAIQIKRVAMNRKLSEQVVSDLVKKTANGPLLGLFGPSTINVLELNVALDNLKK, encoded by the coding sequence ATGAAAAAGTACATCTTACAATCTATACGTCTTACCGCAGTTTTATTAGTGCTGTTATGCGTAATATATCCTTTAATCGTTGCCTTTGCCGGAAGTTTCTCTAAAGGCAGCGGCGGTGGTGAAAAAATCATTCAAAACGGTAAAGTAGTAGGTTATGCCCTGATCGGTCAATCCTTTACAAAACCTCAATATTTCTGGGGCAGACCATCCTCAGTAGGTTACAAAGCAGATGGATCTGGTGGATCAAACAAAGGCCCGTCAAACCCAGATTACTTAAAAGAAGTAAACAGCAGGATAGACTCTCTGCTTAAATACCACCCTTATCTGAAACGCAGTGATATTCCTGCCGATATGGTGACTGCCTCTGGTAGTGGACTGGACCCTGATATTTCTGTAGAAGGGGCAGCTATTCAAATTAAAAGAGTAGCCATGAACAGAAAATTAAGTGAACAAGTCGTATCTGACCTGGTTAAGAAAACTGCGAATGGCCCACTGCTGGGGCTATTTGGCCCAAGTACAATCAATGTACTGGAATTGAATGTTGCATTGGACAACCTGAAAAAATAA
- a CDS encoding sensor protein KdpD, whose protein sequence is MVEDNKEQSVRQFLDLVKKSRRGKFKIYIGMSAGVGKTYRMLQEAHALLKSGIDIQIGYIETHNREETHALLAGIPLIPRRKLFYKGKEMEEMDVQAILSRNPEVVIVDELAHSNIEGSKNTKRWQDVMDILESGISVISAVNIQHLESMNEEIEKITGIPITERIPDRVLDIADEIVNIDLTADELIDRLKSGKIYDKTKIERALGNFFQSERILQLRELALREVAHHVERKISVEIPKQIKLRPERFMACISTNNITAKIVIRKTARLASYYRSPWIVLYVQNNSESSDRIKLDLQRHLINNFKLATELGAEVIKVKSDDVTKTIIRIAQEKEITTICIGKPHLNLFQVIMRTAVFNELLRNISSTETDLVILS, encoded by the coding sequence ATTGTGGAAGATAATAAAGAACAATCAGTACGTCAATTCCTTGACCTCGTGAAGAAATCACGGCGCGGCAAGTTCAAGATCTATATCGGCATGAGTGCAGGCGTTGGAAAAACCTACCGGATGCTGCAAGAAGCGCATGCCCTGCTCAAAAGCGGGATTGACATACAAATCGGCTATATCGAAACCCATAACAGGGAAGAAACCCATGCCCTTTTAGCAGGAATACCGCTCATTCCCAGGCGTAAACTATTCTACAAAGGCAAAGAAATGGAAGAAATGGACGTGCAGGCCATCCTCAGCAGGAATCCCGAGGTTGTCATCGTGGATGAGCTGGCACACTCCAATATTGAAGGAAGTAAAAACACAAAACGCTGGCAGGACGTCATGGATATCCTAGAATCCGGAATCAGTGTAATCTCGGCTGTGAATATCCAGCACCTGGAAAGCATGAATGAGGAAATCGAGAAAATCACTGGTATTCCCATCACAGAGCGCATCCCGGATAGAGTATTGGACATTGCAGATGAGATCGTCAACATTGACCTGACCGCTGATGAGCTCATAGACCGGCTTAAATCCGGTAAAATATATGATAAAACAAAAATAGAAAGAGCTTTAGGGAACTTCTTTCAATCCGAGCGTATCCTTCAACTCAGGGAGCTCGCTTTGCGGGAAGTGGCTCACCACGTAGAAAGAAAAATCAGTGTAGAAATCCCTAAACAAATCAAACTCAGACCAGAACGATTTATGGCCTGTATCTCTACCAATAACATAACCGCAAAGATCGTTATCCGTAAAACAGCCAGACTGGCATCCTATTACAGATCCCCCTGGATTGTACTCTATGTGCAGAATAATAGTGAAAGTAGTGACCGGATTAAACTAGATTTGCAACGGCATCTGATCAATAACTTTAAGCTCGCTACAGAACTCGGAGCAGAAGTAATTAAAGTAAAAAGTGATGACGTCACTAAAACCATTATAAGAATTGCCCAGGAAAAAGAAATTACCACAATCTGCATCGGTAAACCTCACTTGAACCTCTTTCAGGTCATTATGAGAACCGCTGTCTTCAATGAATTACTCAGAAATATTTCATCCACAGAAACAGACCTCGTCATTCTATCCTAA
- a CDS encoding HAMP domain-containing sensor histidine kinase, translated as MKPAAFRKLHYQRRTIKNAMKIKTKLRLGFGFLFVVVLLFGSISLYYMNQISVSAKVILKDNYETLSYTREMRSILDQNDLPLTTELQKKFTKQLNLESKNVTEKGEREAVNNLKQSFSELTNPAKQKTALAKIRSQLTIIDKLNMDGIVRKNDVAQKSVEKASLYLITAASFCFLVLFSFIVNFPGFVANPLREFSEAIQEIGRKNYKQRLEFDGTDEFAELARSFNEMVEQLNKWENSNLAKIQSEKLRIEAIIEQMQDAIIGLNEKQEILFMNKVAAQILNLDKGKVNGSNVKDLMKKNDLLARIMNNEKNDQPIKIYADQKESYFQLQKREIIVPIFEDQELPVLQTGKTAGTVYILNNITQFKELDEAKTNFIATVSHELKTPISSIKMSLKLLDDERIGLMNTEQKQLVEHIKDDCSRLLKITSELLDLAQVETGNLQLNFVKANPLEIVNYALNAVRFQAGQKNIQLELISKENLPLVNADVEKTAWVLINFLSNALRYSSEKSKVQIEIQEKKQGIEFSVKDFGKGIDEQYQKRLFDRYFQVPTDGNNKSGSGLGLAISKDFIEAENGKIWVESEIGEGSRFCFFLPVAE; from the coding sequence ATGAAACCTGCGGCATTTCGCAAGCTTCATTACCAAAGAAGAACAATAAAAAACGCAATGAAAATAAAAACCAAACTCCGCCTCGGATTCGGATTCCTATTTGTGGTGGTACTCTTATTCGGCTCAATCTCACTCTACTACATGAACCAAATCTCGGTCAGTGCAAAAGTGATTCTGAAAGACAACTACGAAACCCTGAGTTACACCAGAGAAATGCGTTCCATACTCGACCAGAACGACCTTCCCCTCACCACAGAACTACAGAAAAAATTCACAAAACAACTAAACCTCGAATCAAAAAACGTGACCGAGAAAGGAGAAAGAGAGGCCGTAAATAATCTCAAACAATCCTTCAGCGAACTCACTAACCCTGCAAAGCAAAAAACAGCACTTGCAAAGATCAGATCTCAACTCACGATTATCGACAAACTCAACATGGACGGTATCGTCAGAAAAAACGATGTCGCTCAAAAATCCGTTGAAAAAGCCAGCCTGTACCTGATTACCGCGGCCAGCTTCTGCTTCCTCGTTCTATTCTCCTTCATCGTCAACTTCCCGGGATTTGTCGCCAACCCCCTAAGAGAATTCTCCGAAGCCATCCAGGAAATCGGGCGTAAAAATTACAAACAAAGACTCGAATTTGACGGCACTGACGAATTCGCAGAACTCGCCAGATCATTCAATGAAATGGTTGAACAACTCAACAAATGGGAAAACAGTAACCTTGCTAAAATCCAATCAGAAAAACTACGGATCGAAGCCATTATCGAACAAATGCAAGACGCCATCATCGGGCTTAACGAAAAACAAGAAATCCTTTTCATGAATAAAGTTGCCGCACAAATCCTGAACCTTGACAAAGGAAAAGTAAACGGATCCAACGTCAAAGACCTCATGAAGAAAAACGATCTTCTGGCCAGGATCATGAATAACGAAAAAAACGACCAACCCATAAAAATCTACGCAGACCAGAAAGAATCCTACTTTCAACTCCAAAAAAGAGAAATTATCGTACCCATATTCGAAGACCAGGAACTACCCGTTCTGCAAACCGGTAAAACAGCCGGGACAGTCTACATCCTCAATAACATTACCCAATTTAAAGAACTCGACGAAGCTAAAACCAACTTCATTGCTACCGTATCCCACGAACTTAAAACACCCATATCATCCATAAAAATGAGCCTTAAACTCTTGGACGACGAAAGGATCGGGCTCATGAACACAGAACAAAAACAACTCGTTGAACACATCAAAGACGACTGCAGCCGTCTGTTAAAAATTACCAGTGAACTCCTTGACCTTGCACAAGTAGAAACAGGTAACCTGCAACTAAACTTTGTCAAAGCCAATCCATTGGAAATCGTAAACTACGCCCTGAACGCAGTCCGTTTCCAAGCCGGGCAGAAAAACATTCAACTCGAACTCATCAGTAAAGAAAACCTGCCGCTTGTCAACGCAGACGTAGAAAAAACAGCCTGGGTGCTCATTAACTTTCTATCCAATGCCCTGCGCTACAGCTCAGAAAAATCAAAAGTTCAAATCGAAATACAAGAAAAAAAACAAGGAATAGAATTTTCCGTAAAAGACTTCGGAAAAGGAATAGACGAACAATATCAAAAAAGACTCTTTGACCGCTACTTCCAGGTACCCACAGACGGAAACAACAAATCAGGCTCTGGCTTAGGACTGGCAATTTCCAAAGACTTTATAGAAGCCGAAAACGGTAAAATATGGGTAGAAAGTGAAATAGGGGAAGGAAGCCGCTTCTGCTTCTTCCTTCCCGTTGCTGAATAA
- the hutG gene encoding formimidoylglutamase, giving the protein MIDSLFYRKTWVETWSGRNDGTDLAVQRWHQRVILVDLLHGVIPLLSPGQQGIALIGFSCDEGVRRNGGRVGAKDGPAHFRKACCNLPVHFPEDTVFLDLGDIFCTDQDMEGAQRSLAEVVGFALADGYRPLVIGGGHEVAYGHYTGIDSYIAKGDNIGVINFDAHFDLREPNAHGTNSGTGFFQIAQDCKVSGKPFRYMPVGIQLNSNTKYLFDTAAGLGVQHIAAEGFMASNQELIQRQLEEFIAGSTHIYLTICMDVFSSSFAPGVSAAAFSGLIPDAFFFSCLKAVMASGKVISMDIAECNPVFDQDQRTAKLAAALAFSMIT; this is encoded by the coding sequence ATGATAGACTCTTTATTTTATCGCAAAACATGGGTTGAGACTTGGTCTGGACGTAATGATGGGACTGATCTGGCTGTTCAACGCTGGCATCAGCGGGTGATTTTAGTTGATCTTTTACATGGGGTTATCCCGTTGCTCTCACCGGGTCAGCAGGGAATTGCTTTGATTGGTTTTTCTTGTGACGAGGGAGTGAGACGTAATGGTGGCAGAGTTGGTGCAAAAGATGGCCCGGCTCATTTCCGTAAGGCTTGTTGCAATTTACCTGTTCATTTTCCTGAAGATACTGTTTTCCTTGATTTAGGTGATATTTTTTGTACGGATCAGGATATGGAGGGTGCGCAACGTTCGCTTGCTGAGGTTGTTGGCTTTGCTTTAGCAGATGGTTACCGGCCTTTGGTTATTGGTGGTGGTCATGAGGTTGCTTATGGACATTATACGGGTATCGATAGTTATATAGCTAAGGGGGATAATATTGGTGTGATCAATTTTGATGCGCATTTTGATTTGCGCGAGCCTAATGCGCATGGTACAAATTCTGGTACTGGTTTTTTTCAGATTGCGCAGGATTGCAAGGTATCGGGCAAGCCATTCAGGTATATGCCTGTTGGGATCCAGCTGAACAGCAATACGAAGTATTTATTTGATACGGCTGCGGGACTGGGTGTTCAGCATATTGCTGCAGAAGGTTTTATGGCTTCAAATCAGGAGTTGATTCAGCGTCAGCTGGAGGAGTTTATTGCGGGTTCAACGCATATTTACCTGACGATTTGCATGGATGTATTTTCGTCTTCGTTTGCACCCGGGGTAAGTGCTGCTGCTTTTAGTGGTCTTATTCCTGATGCGTTTTTCTTTAGTTGCTTGAAGGCGGTGATGGCTAGTGGAAAGGTTATCAGCATGGATATTGCAGAGTGTAATCCGGTTTTTGATCAAGACCAGCGCACGGCTAAGTTAGCTGCCGCGCTGGCCTTTAGCATGATCACCTAA
- the hutH gene encoding histidine ammonia-lyase yields MHNSFFYGTDHLTSGICLAIAAGQTKGQVSPEAAANIQSSWEEVQKIVRSQKPVYGVNTGFGPLCDTHISEKDTSLLQSNILKSHSVGVGKPIPLEIAKIMMITKVQALAKGFSGIAPQTLTRIIWHIDNDIIPFVPEKGSVGASGDLAPLSHLFLPLIGLGEVFIHGEKVSAAKMLEQYHLKPIVLGPKEGLALINGTQFILAFAVKAVQRLNDALDLADLSGAMSLEGLTGSTRPFDERLHNLRPYKGTKLVAHRLSAILEGSAIGTSHINCSRVQDPYSIRCMPQVHGASRNAWLHLKELTEIELNSVTDNPVIFSAEDTISGGNFHGQPLAMVLDYATVAAAELGNIADRRCYLMNEGKYDLPKLLIADAGLNSGLMIPQYTTAALVTENKTLCFPASADSVPTSLGQEDHVSMGSISGRKLHMVIDNLEFIQAIELLYAAQAIEFRRPLKSTPVIEACHDLIRKHVPYIKEDRLFADDINQLHHLITNGSLLQTANETAIANHINLFNDDDFRIY; encoded by the coding sequence ATGCATAACTCATTTTTTTATGGAACTGACCACCTGACCAGTGGAATTTGCCTGGCTATTGCAGCTGGTCAGACCAAGGGCCAGGTTAGTCCTGAAGCAGCAGCAAATATTCAATCTTCGTGGGAAGAAGTACAAAAGATTGTCCGCAGTCAAAAACCTGTATATGGCGTTAACACAGGATTCGGCCCATTATGTGATACCCATATTTCGGAAAAAGACACTTCGCTTTTACAAAGCAATATCCTTAAAAGTCATAGTGTTGGTGTAGGTAAGCCAATTCCTCTGGAAATTGCCAAAATCATGATGATTACTAAAGTTCAGGCTTTAGCAAAGGGATTTTCTGGTATTGCCCCACAAACATTAACCCGTATTATCTGGCATATTGACAATGACATTATTCCCTTTGTTCCTGAAAAAGGTTCGGTAGGTGCTTCTGGTGACCTTGCTCCCCTATCTCACCTGTTTCTGCCTTTAATTGGTTTAGGTGAAGTGTTTATCCATGGAGAAAAAGTCTCAGCTGCAAAAATGCTGGAACAATATCATTTAAAACCAATCGTATTAGGCCCAAAAGAAGGGTTAGCGCTGATTAATGGCACGCAGTTTATTCTTGCTTTTGCTGTTAAAGCGGTTCAGCGGTTGAATGATGCATTGGATCTGGCTGATTTAAGCGGAGCAATGTCTTTAGAAGGCCTGACTGGTTCTACCCGCCCCTTTGATGAGCGTTTACATAATTTAAGACCTTATAAAGGCACTAAACTGGTTGCCCACCGCTTATCTGCAATCCTCGAAGGTTCAGCAATCGGAACTTCACATATCAATTGCAGCCGTGTACAGGACCCTTATTCTATCCGCTGTATGCCGCAGGTACATGGTGCTTCGCGTAATGCCTGGTTACATTTAAAAGAATTAACAGAGATTGAGCTGAATTCAGTGACTGATAACCCGGTTATTTTTAGTGCAGAAGATACGATCAGTGGAGGAAATTTCCACGGACAACCTTTAGCTATGGTGCTTGATTATGCAACGGTTGCCGCAGCAGAATTAGGAAATATTGCAGATCGTCGTTGTTACCTGATGAATGAAGGTAAATATGATTTACCAAAATTACTGATTGCTGATGCAGGGTTAAACTCTGGTTTAATGATCCCTCAATATACAACAGCAGCATTGGTAACCGAGAATAAAACTTTATGCTTTCCGGCAAGTGCGGATAGCGTCCCTACTTCTCTAGGGCAGGAAGACCATGTTTCTATGGGCTCTATTAGCGGAAGAAAGCTGCATATGGTGATTGATAACCTTGAATTTATCCAGGCGATTGAACTTTTATATGCTGCACAGGCTATAGAATTCAGACGGCCTTTGAAATCAACACCGGTAATTGAGGCCTGCCATGATTTAATCAGAAAACATGTTCCTTATATCAAGGAAGACCGTCTTTTTGCAGACGATATTAATCAATTACATCATTTGATAACTAACGGTTCATTATTGCAGACTGCGAATGAAACTGCCATTGCTAACCATATTAACCTATTCAACGATGACGACTTCAGAATTTATTAA
- the hutU gene encoding urocanate hydratase, which yields MTTSEFINTYAKHPFYKAPRGMQLHAKSWQTESVLRMLLNNLDGEVAENPEELVVYGGIGQAARNPESLRKIIEILLELDEHHSLLVQSGKPVGIIRSHPQAPRVLIANSNLVPAWANWEHFNELRSKGLMMYGQMTAGSWIYIGTQGILQGTYETFVECGRQHFNHDLTGKLIVSAGIGGMGGAQPLAATMAGAIFLGADVDETRIQKRVDTQYIDRITHAYEEAINWVNEAKASGAAISIGIVMDAGDLLERLTADGLVPDILTDQTSAHDPLNGYVPNGLSLPEALALRKSDPEKYKALSLKSMARHVGFMLELQKLGAVTFDYGNNLREFAKQGGEKDAFNFPGFTPAYIRPLFCEGKGPFRWVALSGDPEDIYVTDRALMEAFPENTHLINWLQKAQDKISFQGLPARICWLGMGEREKAGLIFNELVASGKVKGPIVIGRDHLDCGSVASPNRETESMKDGSDAVSDWPLLNLMANTSGGATWVSFHHGGGVGMGYSQHAGMVVLADGTERAASCISRVLYNDPAMGIFRHADAGYEQAEIWAEKFGLKIG from the coding sequence ATGACGACTTCAGAATTTATTAACACCTACGCCAAGCATCCGTTTTATAAAGCACCAAGAGGGATGCAATTACATGCTAAAAGCTGGCAGACAGAGTCTGTATTGCGCATGTTGCTGAATAACCTGGATGGTGAGGTTGCCGAAAACCCGGAAGAATTAGTAGTTTATGGCGGTATTGGCCAGGCTGCCCGTAACCCGGAATCATTGCGCAAGATCATTGAAATTTTATTGGAACTGGATGAGCACCATTCTTTATTGGTACAATCGGGCAAACCGGTAGGTATCATCAGAAGTCATCCCCAGGCACCACGCGTTTTAATTGCGAATAGTAATTTAGTACCTGCATGGGCAAATTGGGAGCATTTCAATGAATTGCGCAGCAAAGGATTAATGATGTACGGCCAGATGACAGCAGGTAGCTGGATTTATATTGGTACGCAGGGTATTTTACAAGGTACCTACGAGACTTTTGTAGAGTGTGGCCGTCAGCATTTCAATCATGATTTGACGGGCAAACTGATTGTAAGTGCTGGTATTGGTGGTATGGGTGGCGCGCAGCCACTGGCAGCAACTATGGCAGGTGCTATCTTTTTAGGTGCTGATGTAGATGAAACCAGAATTCAAAAACGTGTAGATACACAATACATTGACCGGATTACGCATGCTTATGAAGAAGCGATTAATTGGGTCAATGAAGCTAAAGCTTCTGGTGCGGCTATTTCTATCGGAATTGTCATGGATGCCGGTGATTTACTGGAGCGTTTAACTGCTGATGGTTTAGTTCCGGATATCCTGACTGACCAGACTTCTGCACATGATCCTTTGAATGGGTATGTGCCTAACGGTTTATCTTTACCTGAAGCTCTGGCGCTTAGAAAAAGTGATCCCGAAAAATATAAAGCATTGTCATTGAAAAGTATGGCCCGCCATGTAGGTTTCATGCTTGAATTGCAAAAACTGGGTGCGGTTACTTTTGATTATGGAAATAATTTAAGAGAGTTTGCTAAACAAGGTGGAGAAAAAGATGCGTTTAACTTCCCTGGTTTTACACCTGCTTATATCAGACCGTTATTCTGTGAAGGTAAAGGCCCGTTCAGATGGGTAGCTTTATCTGGTGATCCTGAAGATATTTATGTAACTGATCGTGCGTTGATGGAAGCATTTCCGGAAAACACGCATTTGATCAACTGGCTGCAAAAAGCGCAGGATAAAATTAGTTTCCAGGGCTTACCGGCACGTATTTGCTGGTTAGGTATGGGTGAACGCGAAAAAGCAGGTCTGATTTTCAATGAACTGGTCGCAAGCGGCAAAGTAAAAGGGCCGATCGTTATTGGCCGCGATCATTTGGATTGTGGTTCTGTTGCATCCCCTAACCGTGAAACGGAGTCTATGAAAGATGGCTCTGATGCAGTTTCTGACTGGCCTTTATTGAACTTGATGGCCAATACTTCGGGTGGCGCAACCTGGGTTTCTTTCCATCATGGTGGTGGTGTAGGAATGGGTTATTCGCAGCATGCGGGTATGGTGGTATTGGCAGACGGAACTGAGCGCGCTGCGAGTTGCATCAGCCGTGTATTGTACAATGACCCGGCTATGGGTATCTTCCGTCATGCAGATGCAGGTTATGAGCAGGCAGAAATATGGGCCGAAAAGTTCGGTTTAAAAATAGGATAG